A window from Solanum stenotomum isolate F172 chromosome 5, ASM1918654v1, whole genome shotgun sequence encodes these proteins:
- the LOC125865266 gene encoding cytochrome b561 and DOMON domain-containing protein At3g61750-like — protein sequence MAMISRLLMLSLFIMLISLAQRKGMVMGVDEDAKALCSVNLAQFLPPPYGGLENMVCQPVWNSFLLRYSQTKDNVVTIVLSTVYTTGWVGMGFSRDGKMINSSCMVGWVNPEGQGKIRQYYVEGLTPSKIKPEKGELPLTSVPPLVYLQGATIYLAFQLKYPNRLKNQPILLAFATKYPHHHHLTVHDDKTTILFDFSSGNSFDVSAGPNDYTSSRKTHGVLGILGWGLFCPFGAIFARYLGNQKSWYYFHVSAQFIGFILGLAGVVLGVQLHNNLQVHIPAHEGIGILVLVLSILQVLAFFLRPDRDSKYRKCWNLYHGWVGRIALFFAAINIVLGMHYAGAEEGWKIGYGFLLGTIMLVCIVLETLLRLKRLDEPTHLPTYPMN from the exons ATGGCTATGATATCAAGATTATTGATGTTGTCATTGTTTATCATGTTAATCTCTTTGGCGCAGCGTAAAGGAATGGTAATGGGTGTTGATGAAGATGCAAAAGCGCTTTGTAGTGTAAATCTTGCTCAATTTCTTCCTCCTCCTTATGGTGGTCTCGAAAATATGGTCTGCCAACCTGTTTGGAATTCTTTCCTCCTACGC TACTCACAGACGAAAGACAATGTTGTAACAATTGTGTTATCAACTGTATACACAACTGGATGGGTAGGTATGGGATTCTCGCGAGATGGAAAGATGATCAATTCGAGCTGTATGGTTGGTTGGGTGAATCCTGAAGGACAGGGGAAAATCAGGCAATATTATGTTGAGGGCTTAACACCCTCGAAAATTAAACCTGAGAAAGGTGAGTTGCCACTGACAAGCGTTCCACCTCTCGTCTATCTACAAGGTGCTACAATATACTTGGCCTTCCAGCTGAAGTATCCAAATCGCCTCAAAAACCAACCGATCTTGCTAGCATTTGCTACTAAATATCCTCATCACCACCATCTTACTGTACATGATGATAAAACAACTATACTATTCGACTTCTCTTCAG GTAATTCATTTGACGTTTCGGCTGGACCTAATGATTATACTAGCTCAAGGAAGACTCATGGGGTATTGGGAATACTGGGATGGGGACTATTCTGCCCCTTTGGAGCGATTTTCGCGAGATATTTAGGGAACCAAAAATCGTGGTATTACTTCCACGTGTCTGCTCAATTCATAGGATTCATATTAGGACTCGCGGGAGTGGTTCTTGGAGTTCAACTTCACAACAACCTGCAGGTTCATATTCCAGCACATGAAGGCATTGGCATTCTTGTTCTTGTGCTTAGCATTCTTCAG GTGTTAGCATTCTTTCTACGACCAGATAGAGACAGCAAATACCGCAAGTGTTGGAATTTGTATCATGGTTGGGTGGGGAGGATTGCCCTCTTCTTTGCAGCTATAAACATAGTACTGGGAATGCATTATGCAGGCGCGGAGGAAGGCTGGAAAATAGGTTATGGATTTCTTCTTGGTACGATAATGCTGGTGTGTATCGTTCTTGAGACGTTGTTGAGGCTGAAGAGGCTGGATGAGCCAACTCATCTTCCAACCTATCCCATGAATTGA